In one window of Myxococcales bacterium DNA:
- the miaB gene encoding tRNA (N6-isopentenyl adenosine(37)-C2)-methylthiotransferase MiaB → MSAIKRFSIRTFGCQMNVHDTEKLSNLLYHAGYEAAANEDQADLLVINTCSVREKAENKLYSDLGRLREWKAERPGRLIGVGGCVAQQEGQTILRRFNHVDLVFGTHNLLAVPAMLDGAAEGHASVRVEESVSLARFDLPERHPAYRGPDTGHAFVTVMEGCDMFCSFCVVPRTRGREISRPAASIVDEVQKLVARGVSEITLLGQTVNAYGRHDVRRGAGEARGTIPFAALLRRLDAIDGLRRIRYTSPHPLFFDQALLAAHGDLEKLCPHVHMPVQSGSDPVLERMRRRYTRSDYLGIIERLRALRTDVVVTTDLIVGFPGESDAEFRETLSLIEEIGFVDSYSFKYSRRPGTKALEYADVEISPETISARLSELQDLQRKLTLEYHFSRVGKRAEIRVEGASLHRAGQIRGRDLHHRVVNVNVNGDHTSHAALGVLEPGRYLEVEVVEATPHSLIGVPTAELLPISS, encoded by the coding sequence ATGAGCGCAATCAAACGTTTTTCAATCCGCACTTTTGGCTGCCAGATGAACGTCCACGACACGGAGAAGCTTTCCAACCTGTTGTATCACGCCGGCTACGAGGCGGCTGCGAACGAGGACCAGGCTGACCTGCTGGTAATCAACACGTGTTCTGTGCGCGAGAAGGCGGAGAACAAGCTCTACAGCGATCTTGGGCGGCTGCGCGAATGGAAGGCGGAACGACCCGGGCGCTTGATCGGCGTCGGTGGCTGCGTGGCCCAACAAGAAGGGCAGACGATCCTGCGGCGCTTCAACCACGTGGATCTAGTATTCGGAACGCACAATCTGCTAGCCGTTCCGGCGATGCTCGACGGCGCAGCCGAGGGACATGCGAGCGTGCGGGTTGAGGAATCGGTGTCGCTCGCGCGCTTTGACTTGCCCGAACGGCACCCCGCATACCGCGGACCCGACACCGGACACGCATTTGTGACGGTGATGGAAGGCTGCGACATGTTCTGCAGCTTTTGCGTTGTGCCCAGGACCCGGGGCCGTGAAATCAGTCGGCCGGCGGCGAGCATTGTCGACGAGGTGCAGAAGTTGGTGGCCAGGGGTGTCAGCGAGATCACCCTGCTGGGCCAGACGGTCAACGCCTACGGACGGCACGACGTCAGGCGGGGAGCGGGCGAGGCACGGGGGACGATTCCGTTTGCGGCCCTGCTCCGGCGGCTCGACGCAATCGATGGGCTGCGGCGAATTCGCTACACGAGTCCTCATCCGCTCTTCTTCGATCAAGCCCTTTTGGCTGCCCACGGAGACCTCGAGAAGCTTTGCCCTCACGTCCACATGCCGGTCCAGAGCGGTTCAGACCCGGTTCTCGAGCGCATGCGCCGGCGCTACACGCGGAGCGACTATCTGGGAATCATCGAACGCCTGCGGGCCCTGCGAACCGACGTCGTCGTAACGACGGATCTGATCGTGGGCTTCCCCGGTGAGAGCGACGCGGAATTCCGTGAAACCCTCTCCCTGATCGAGGAGATCGGTTTCGTCGACAGCTACAGCTTCAAGTATTCCCGCAGGCCAGGCACCAAAGCCCTCGAATACGCGGATGTCGAAATCTCGCCCGAAACGATCTCGGCGAGGCTCTCCGAGCTGCAGGATCTTCAGCGCAAGCTCACGCTCGAATACCATTTCAGCAGGGTTGGAAAGCGCGCAGAAATTCGGGTCGAGGGGGCGAGTCTGCATCGCGCGGGCCAGATTAGGGGACGAGATCTTCATCATCGCGTGGTAAACGTGAATGTGAATGGCGATCACACGTCCCACGCTGCGCTGGGTGTACTCGAACCCGGTCGTTATCTCGAAGTCGAGGTCGTCGAGGCGACGCCGCACTCGCTGATCGGCGTCCCGACAGCCGAACTCCTCCCCATTTCAAGCTGA
- a CDS encoding DUF4388 domain-containing protein, with protein MGFGKGNDRNKNVRSILVADSNQARGQKLVRDCTELGMRAVAVENGSAALEVALANPVDLIVSEVDLPLVSASKLADILRANPRTHAVHFLFLKPETGSAISLEVGDVVLPISAPRDEVMRVIAAQMTKCDRIEALESASKSGIAVDGDLTKIPLADLLQVAHLARKTGRMELERDGDGEELQLEGEPSQGGREHGFVLLHEGEVLQAEIGKVVGEKALYRMLAWREGRFKFETGRPPDMTAKKMLAPVRALLAEGLRQIAEWDRLALQLPPLSATVNLIVKNAELPNIVHPLTQEVLLLLEHFDRVRDIVDHSSFPDYQVLRTLYTLSQRNIVRVEQTPVRGLSAAEGGLFDEAQLRRLRDYLQSATPRGERMIPGKILVEAREPQALSSLVKLLESLPAFKIAPELEGGVEPQIRLGSLGTLRFEGDLELELLQVPSSDSYRPLWPMAANGALGTLHLHGPDVSEGALHDREIFEVLEAGTRTDALHVVLFARKDRLRPEDLQENLALLGDASLFLIRLDSDKDSTTLLRSMFARVVP; from the coding sequence ATGGGATTTGGAAAGGGAAACGATCGAAACAAAAATGTGCGTTCGATCCTCGTGGCGGACAGCAATCAGGCCCGAGGACAGAAGTTGGTGCGAGACTGCACCGAGTTGGGAATGCGAGCCGTTGCGGTAGAGAACGGTTCCGCAGCGCTCGAAGTGGCCCTGGCGAACCCCGTGGATCTGATCGTCAGCGAAGTCGACCTGCCGCTGGTGAGCGCATCGAAGCTCGCCGATATTTTGCGCGCCAATCCACGCACCCACGCCGTGCATTTTTTGTTCCTCAAGCCGGAAACAGGGAGCGCGATCTCGCTCGAGGTCGGTGATGTCGTGCTGCCAATCTCTGCGCCGCGCGATGAAGTCATGCGCGTGATTGCTGCGCAGATGACCAAATGCGATCGCATCGAGGCCCTGGAGTCAGCCTCCAAGTCCGGTATCGCGGTCGACGGCGATCTGACAAAGATTCCCCTGGCGGATCTGCTGCAGGTTGCCCATCTGGCGCGCAAGACCGGCCGGATGGAGCTCGAACGCGATGGCGACGGTGAAGAACTGCAACTCGAAGGTGAGCCGTCGCAGGGCGGCCGAGAGCACGGCTTCGTGCTGTTGCACGAAGGCGAGGTTCTGCAGGCGGAGATCGGGAAGGTGGTGGGCGAGAAAGCCCTGTACCGCATGCTGGCATGGCGTGAGGGACGCTTTAAATTCGAGACGGGACGTCCCCCAGACATGACCGCGAAAAAAATGCTGGCTCCGGTTCGCGCGCTGCTCGCCGAGGGACTGCGGCAGATCGCCGAGTGGGATCGCCTCGCTCTGCAGTTGCCGCCGCTATCCGCGACGGTCAATCTCATCGTCAAGAACGCTGAACTGCCCAACATCGTCCACCCGCTGACCCAGGAAGTGCTGTTGCTGCTCGAGCACTTCGACCGGGTGCGAGACATCGTGGATCACAGTTCGTTTCCCGACTATCAGGTGCTGCGAACCCTGTACACCCTGTCTCAGCGCAACATCGTGAGAGTGGAACAGACTCCGGTGCGCGGGCTGAGTGCGGCCGAGGGTGGTTTATTCGACGAGGCGCAGCTGAGACGCCTGCGCGACTACCTTCAGAGTGCGACACCCCGGGGCGAGCGCATGATCCCGGGAAAGATCCTGGTGGAGGCGCGCGAACCCCAGGCGCTTTCCAGCCTGGTGAAGCTGCTCGAGTCGCTGCCAGCCTTCAAGATTGCGCCCGAACTCGAGGGGGGGGTCGAGCCCCAGATCCGACTGGGATCTCTGGGCACGCTTCGATTCGAGGGCGACCTGGAATTGGAACTGCTCCAGGTGCCCAGCTCTGATTCGTACCGGCCGTTGTGGCCGATGGCCGCCAATGGCGCGCTTGGAACCCTGCACCTTCACGGTCCAGATGTCTCCGAGGGGGCACTGCACGACCGCGAGATTTTCGAAGTATTGGAGGCGGGCACCCGAACCGACGCGCTCCACGTCGTGTTGTTTGCCCGTAAGGATCGCTTGCGTCCCGAGGACCTGCAGGAAAACCTCGCGCTACTCGGGGACGCATCACTCTTCCTGATCCGGCTCGATAGCGACAAAGATTCCACCACACTCTTGCGCAGCATGTTCGCGAGGGTCGTGCCGTAA
- a CDS encoding response regulator translates to MAKARILAVDDQRYFRELLEGLLREEGYDVETVSSAEEALHVLERDTFDVVVTDLVMPGVDGTELVGRIKERLPDQDIVMVTGVVDVKTAVEAMKQGATDYILKPFDRNTLARSIEKILQRRRLGDEHERLMSENLEYMGVLSLYERATRLFSTLAVEPLAERMIEGLCLESRAQGGVLWIAEELGSDRLRLEGVRGIIRVEEEREELLAGDLGEPLESLLSPGHAIIMPRPNQTGNALFVPLRFGGDLIGLARLTDPLDEIEFGESELASVEKFGAYGATAVVNALRFRELERRSFRDPTTRAYTHVFFQDAVRNEIQKAARFGRSLSVVHVDVGPVANLVRRASDAEISRTVANLIEHLSGALRITDLLASQDARHYNILLPETDAVGAAVLKQRIRELLEESEILNSASPESSEVLALAAVTYPTDGSQMETLELGIEARLNQDRNMLLRSLSTGEQSFSRSIDRLLEEGAMERAELSAEATRLLLDEIARRPKDRGLLFLSPSEAVVPVVREGLARLRELQTKTEIVLVGEDRQLAEESGGVTCVPSHRAGTDRPFALYYGEGPVYAMVTAHQPDADRIRLFHTEDRSLVEHLAFQLQKDLGLPLGAPA, encoded by the coding sequence ATGGCAAAAGCACGCATATTGGCGGTCGACGACCAGCGCTACTTTCGCGAGCTGCTCGAAGGGCTGCTGCGCGAAGAGGGCTACGACGTCGAGACCGTTTCGAGCGCCGAAGAAGCCCTTCACGTCCTGGAGCGAGACACCTTCGATGTCGTGGTGACCGATCTGGTGATGCCCGGCGTGGACGGCACCGAACTGGTCGGCCGCATCAAAGAACGCCTTCCCGACCAGGATATCGTGATGGTCACGGGTGTCGTCGACGTCAAGACGGCCGTCGAAGCCATGAAACAGGGCGCGACCGACTACATTCTCAAGCCGTTTGATCGCAATACGCTTGCGCGCTCCATCGAAAAGATTCTCCAACGCCGCCGCCTGGGCGACGAACACGAACGGCTGATGTCGGAGAACCTCGAGTACATGGGCGTGCTCTCGCTCTACGAGCGCGCCACCCGCCTTTTCTCGACCCTCGCGGTCGAGCCCCTGGCAGAACGAATGATCGAGGGCTTGTGTCTCGAATCCCGGGCCCAGGGCGGGGTGTTGTGGATTGCAGAGGAACTCGGCAGTGATCGACTCCGGCTCGAAGGTGTGCGGGGCATCATCCGGGTGGAGGAGGAACGCGAGGAACTGCTCGCAGGCGATCTCGGCGAACCGCTCGAATCGCTGCTCAGTCCCGGACACGCGATCATCATGCCCCGGCCCAACCAAACGGGCAACGCTTTGTTCGTACCCCTGCGCTTCGGAGGCGATCTGATCGGGCTTGCGCGTCTGACCGATCCTCTGGACGAAATTGAATTTGGTGAGTCCGAACTCGCCTCGGTGGAAAAGTTTGGTGCATACGGAGCCACGGCGGTGGTCAACGCCCTGCGCTTTCGCGAGCTGGAGCGGCGATCCTTTCGCGACCCGACGACGCGGGCCTACACCCACGTTTTCTTTCAGGACGCGGTGCGAAACGAGATTCAGAAGGCCGCCCGCTTCGGTCGCTCGCTTTCGGTCGTCCACGTCGACGTAGGACCGGTTGCAAATCTCGTTCGGCGCGCCTCGGATGCCGAAATTTCGCGCACGGTTGCCAACCTGATCGAACATCTGAGTGGGGCGCTGCGTATTACCGATCTTTTGGCTTCGCAAGACGCACGCCACTACAACATTTTGCTGCCCGAAACAGACGCTGTGGGGGCCGCCGTTCTGAAGCAGCGCATTCGCGAGTTGCTGGAAGAATCCGAAATTCTCAATTCGGCCTCACCCGAATCGAGCGAAGTGCTGGCCCTGGCGGCTGTGACGTATCCGACCGATGGCAGCCAAATGGAAACCCTCGAACTGGGCATCGAGGCACGGCTAAACCAGGACCGCAACATGTTGCTCCGCAGCCTGTCGACCGGAGAGCAAAGTTTCTCTCGCTCGATCGATCGCCTGCTCGAAGAAGGCGCGATGGAGCGAGCGGAGCTGAGCGCAGAAGCGACGCGCTTGCTGCTCGACGAGATTGCACGCAGACCCAAGGATCGCGGTCTATTGTTCTTGTCCCCCAGCGAAGCCGTCGTGCCGGTGGTTCGCGAGGGACTCGCACGCTTGCGCGAACTGCAGACGAAGACTGAAATCGTATTGGTCGGTGAGGATCGTCAACTGGCCGAAGAATCCGGTGGGGTGACGTGCGTGCCCAGCCATCGAGCGGGGACGGACCGACCCTTTGCGCTCTACTACGGGGAGGGACCCGTGTATGCGATGGTGACGGCCCATCAGCCCGACGCGGACCGCATACGTCTGTTCCACACAGAGGATCGCAGCCTCGTCGAACACCTGGCGTTCCAGCTCCAGAAGGACCTCGGGCTGCCGTTGGGAGCACCGGCCTGA
- the guaB gene encoding IMP dehydrogenase: MDESRIREGLTFDDVLLVPGESSVLPNEVDLRSQLTREIDLNTPLLSAAMDTVTEHETAISMAQNGGIGIIHKNMSIASHAAEVDKVKRSESGMIVDPITMSPDQRVYEAIEVMARYHISGVPVTRDGKAVGILTNRDLRFVKDTNAKVSSMMTREDLVTVPPGTGMERAKELLHQFRIEKLLVVDSEGNLRGLITIKDIEKSERYPDACKDSLGRLRCGGALGVGDERLERAQALVTAGVDVVVVDTAHGHSQSVLQAITELRSHFPDLPIVGGNVATGEGAEALIKAGVSAVKVGIGPGSICTTRVIAGVGVPQFTAVIDAFEIASRYGIPVISDGGIKYSGDVVKALAGGASTVMIGSLFAGTDEAPGEVVLFQGRSYKVYRGMGSLGAMAQGSSDRYFQSQVQDSNLIPEGIEGRVPYRGGLSASLHQLYGGLRAGMGYCGAANLTELRTRAQFVKISSAGLHEGHVHDVIVTKEAPNYRID; the protein is encoded by the coding sequence ATGGATGAGAGCCGAATTCGCGAGGGGCTGACGTTCGACGACGTCCTCCTCGTGCCCGGTGAGTCGAGTGTTCTACCCAACGAAGTTGATCTTCGCTCCCAACTGACCCGCGAGATCGATCTCAATACCCCGCTGCTTTCCGCCGCGATGGATACCGTGACGGAACACGAGACCGCCATCTCCATGGCCCAGAACGGGGGCATTGGCATCATCCACAAGAACATGTCGATCGCCAGCCATGCGGCCGAGGTCGACAAGGTGAAGCGTTCCGAGTCGGGTATGATCGTGGATCCGATCACCATGTCCCCCGATCAGCGCGTCTACGAAGCCATCGAAGTGATGGCCCGCTATCACATTTCTGGGGTTCCCGTGACCCGGGACGGCAAGGCGGTTGGAATCTTGACCAATCGCGATCTTCGCTTCGTGAAAGACACCAACGCCAAAGTGTCTTCGATGATGACCCGCGAGGACCTGGTCACGGTGCCGCCGGGGACCGGCATGGAGCGCGCCAAAGAGTTGCTGCACCAGTTCCGCATCGAAAAGCTTTTGGTGGTCGATTCCGAAGGCAATCTCCGCGGACTGATCACCATCAAGGACATCGAAAAAAGCGAGCGTTACCCAGACGCCTGCAAGGACTCATTGGGCAGGCTGCGCTGCGGCGGCGCGCTCGGCGTTGGTGACGAACGGCTGGAGCGGGCCCAGGCGCTGGTGACCGCCGGAGTCGATGTCGTGGTCGTCGATACTGCACACGGTCATTCCCAGAGCGTGCTCCAGGCCATCACCGAATTGCGCAGCCACTTTCCCGATCTGCCGATCGTCGGCGGCAACGTCGCGACGGGAGAAGGCGCCGAGGCGTTGATCAAGGCCGGGGTGTCGGCAGTCAAGGTCGGGATCGGGCCCGGATCCATTTGCACTACGCGGGTGATCGCCGGAGTCGGAGTGCCGCAATTCACCGCCGTCATCGACGCCTTCGAGATTGCGAGTCGCTACGGAATTCCCGTGATTTCGGACGGAGGCATCAAATATTCTGGAGACGTCGTGAAGGCGTTGGCCGGTGGCGCCTCCACCGTGATGATTGGCTCTCTATTTGCGGGCACCGACGAAGCCCCGGGCGAAGTCGTGTTGTTCCAGGGGCGTTCGTACAAGGTCTACCGCGGCATGGGTTCACTCGGTGCCATGGCCCAGGGCAGCAGCGATCGCTACTTCCAATCGCAGGTACAGGACAGCAATCTGATTCCCGAGGGCATCGAAGGGCGAGTTCCGTATCGGGGTGGCTTGTCGGCTAGCCTGCATCAACTCTACGGCGGGCTCCGGGCGGGAATGGGGTACTGCGGTGCCGCCAACCTGACCGAGCTTCGGACCCGGGCGCAGTTTGTGAAAATCTCCTCGGCGGGGCTACACGAGGGCCATGTTCACGACGTGATCGTGACCAAGGAAGCTCCCAATTACCGCATTGACTGA
- the guaA gene encoding glutamine-hydrolyzing GMP synthase encodes MRDRILILDFGSQFTQLIARRIRQQHVYCEIHPAGMNLDEIAAFGAAGIVLSGGPSSVHDPDAPDIDPAVFELDIPILGICYGLQLLVARLGGRVEKADESEYGRAHLSLVDGAGSSDRLFEGISADADHVVWMSHGDKVLALPKGYEILATSENSPYAAIRHSERPIWGLQFHPEVVHTECGSQILANFVVDICGCSGNWTMDAYIDQGIEQIRRQVGKGLVLCGLSGGVDSSVAAALVHRAIGDQLTCIFVDHGMMRRNERQEVEKLFAGALGVKLVSVDASDRFLSALKGVSDPEQKRRIIGGLFIDVFEEESQKLGDCDYLVQGTLYPDVIESVSVKGASATIKTHHNVGGLPEDMRLQLVEPLRELFKDEVREVGRALGLPDALVGRHPFPGPGLGIRILGEVTPERLTPLRAADAIMLEEIRAAGLYDEIWQALCVFLPVQSVGVMGDARTYENVIAVRCVTSVDAMTADFAHIPHDVLARISSRIINEVPGINRVVYDISSKPPATIEWE; translated from the coding sequence GTGCGCGACCGAATCCTGATATTGGATTTTGGTTCGCAATTCACGCAATTGATCGCCCGGCGCATTCGGCAACAACATGTCTATTGCGAGATCCATCCCGCCGGGATGAATCTCGATGAGATCGCGGCCTTTGGGGCCGCGGGGATCGTGCTGAGCGGGGGCCCGTCGAGTGTCCACGACCCCGACGCTCCGGATATCGATCCGGCGGTCTTCGAACTGGACATTCCGATCCTCGGCATTTGCTACGGACTTCAGTTGCTGGTCGCGCGGCTCGGGGGGCGGGTCGAGAAAGCCGACGAATCCGAATACGGTCGCGCTCATCTCAGCCTCGTCGATGGGGCGGGCAGCTCCGACCGTTTGTTCGAAGGAATATCGGCTGACGCAGACCACGTCGTCTGGATGAGTCACGGCGACAAGGTGCTGGCGCTACCCAAAGGCTACGAGATCCTGGCGACCAGCGAAAATTCACCCTACGCGGCGATCCGGCACAGCGAGCGTCCGATCTGGGGCCTGCAGTTCCATCCCGAGGTCGTCCACACCGAATGCGGCTCGCAGATCCTCGCCAACTTCGTGGTCGACATTTGCGGTTGCAGCGGGAACTGGACGATGGACGCCTACATCGATCAGGGCATCGAACAGATTCGGCGGCAAGTGGGAAAGGGACTCGTTTTGTGCGGACTGTCGGGAGGCGTCGACTCCTCGGTGGCCGCCGCGCTGGTCCACCGGGCGATCGGCGATCAACTGACCTGCATCTTCGTCGATCACGGAATGATGCGACGCAACGAGCGGCAAGAAGTCGAAAAGCTCTTTGCTGGTGCCCTCGGCGTCAAGTTGGTGAGCGTAGACGCATCCGATCGATTCTTGTCGGCGCTCAAGGGCGTGAGCGATCCCGAGCAGAAGCGGCGCATCATCGGCGGCTTGTTCATTGATGTCTTCGAGGAAGAGTCTCAGAAGCTCGGGGACTGCGACTACCTCGTTCAGGGGACGCTTTACCCCGACGTGATCGAGAGCGTTTCCGTCAAGGGAGCCTCGGCCACGATCAAGACCCACCACAATGTCGGCGGCCTGCCGGAGGACATGCGTCTGCAACTCGTCGAACCTCTGCGCGAACTCTTCAAGGACGAGGTACGGGAGGTGGGGCGAGCGTTGGGTCTGCCCGACGCGCTGGTTGGACGTCATCCGTTTCCCGGACCGGGCCTGGGGATCCGCATCCTCGGCGAGGTGACACCGGAAAGGCTCACGCCCCTGCGCGCGGCCGATGCCATCATGCTCGAGGAGATTCGCGCCGCCGGACTCTACGATGAAATATGGCAGGCGCTGTGTGTCTTCCTTCCTGTGCAAAGTGTGGGCGTGATGGGGGACGCACGGACCTATGAAAACGTCATTGCAGTGCGTTGCGTAACCTCGGTCGACGCCATGACTGCCGATTTTGCGCACATCCCTCACGATGTGCTGGCGCGTATTTCGAGTCGCATCATCAATGAGGTCCCGGGAATCAACCGGGTCGTGTACGACATCTCGTCCAAGCCCCCTGCCACGATCGAGTGGGAGTAG
- a CDS encoding cyclic nucleotide-binding domain-containing protein — protein sequence MSPDDLKVFSLFVEFDEEGRIDLFELLEPLSLAEGESLFREGDEADTLYLLCEGSIRIKSEGCGDLSLLCGGSALGVMSLMTIGAREAHAVAEGDCELLALSRAGFMRLAGDAPRTACRLAEAAVAELATELRPKLARIKREFSSDEIVFSG from the coding sequence GTGAGTCCCGATGATCTGAAGGTGTTCTCGTTGTTCGTCGAATTCGACGAAGAGGGTCGAATCGACCTCTTTGAACTTCTCGAGCCCCTCTCCCTGGCAGAAGGGGAGAGCCTGTTCCGCGAGGGCGACGAGGCCGACACCCTGTATCTGCTCTGCGAGGGAAGCATTCGCATCAAGAGCGAAGGCTGTGGCGATCTGTCACTGTTGTGCGGAGGTTCCGCCCTGGGAGTCATGTCACTGATGACGATTGGCGCGCGCGAGGCCCACGCCGTCGCCGAAGGCGATTGCGAACTCCTGGCCCTCAGTCGTGCCGGTTTCATGCGTCTCGCCGGAGACGCGCCGCGTACCGCGTGCCGCCTGGCCGAAGCGGCGGTGGCCGAGTTGGCCACGGAACTGCGCCCCAAGCTCGCCCGCATAAAACGCGAATTTTCCAGCGACGAGATCGTCTTCAGCGGTTGA
- a CDS encoding VWA domain-containing protein: MQRKVLEFANLLRKSGIRVSVAEGIDAFEALDVLSIDNRELFKNALRTTMVKRGDEISTFDQIFDLYWSGFYDSLRDSFGAVGDNMASMDIDLDALMKQITEMLAEMDGDLDLGELAKALLTQDLSQLEGMIRDAAQQAGTGNIENMLQVGFFSRRTVEGMGMDGAGRELESLATRLEEAGMSPEQVQALREMISAMMESLRKVVRSFTERELQTQNHDYMEKFRQEMLTEKSFYHLTEDEIARMREVVHRLAQRIKNILSIRRRRDKKGKLDLHTTLRRNMATGGLPFKVIYKHRRKERPKLVILCDVSSSVANVSRFMLQFMYSLQEAFTRIRCFVFVSDLGEVTPVFKNADVSGAIEKALEGGDVINVYTRSNFGLAFNIFWRDYLSAVDKRTTVLILGDARNNYNDDKAWCLRDIQAKAKNVVWLNPESPSAWGFGDSVMNRYLPYTDIAEECRNLRQLAKVVDSIVL; this comes from the coding sequence ATGCAGCGCAAGGTGCTGGAGTTTGCGAACTTGCTTCGCAAGAGCGGGATTCGCGTTTCCGTTGCTGAAGGGATCGACGCTTTCGAAGCACTGGACGTGTTGTCGATCGACAATCGCGAACTCTTCAAGAACGCCCTGCGCACGACCATGGTCAAGCGCGGCGACGAGATTTCGACCTTCGACCAGATCTTCGATCTCTACTGGTCCGGCTTCTACGACAGCCTGCGTGACTCGTTCGGCGCTGTGGGCGACAACATGGCGTCCATGGATATCGACCTGGACGCTTTGATGAAGCAGATCACCGAGATGCTCGCCGAGATGGACGGCGATCTCGATCTCGGCGAACTCGCCAAGGCGCTGCTGACCCAGGATCTCTCCCAGCTCGAAGGCATGATCCGCGACGCGGCCCAGCAAGCGGGCACCGGCAATATTGAAAACATGCTCCAGGTGGGCTTCTTCAGCCGCCGTACCGTGGAAGGCATGGGGATGGACGGCGCGGGCCGCGAACTCGAAAGCCTGGCGACGCGCCTCGAAGAGGCGGGGATGTCTCCCGAACAAGTGCAGGCTCTGCGCGAGATGATCAGCGCGATGATGGAGAGTCTGCGCAAAGTGGTGCGGAGCTTCACCGAGCGCGAACTCCAGACCCAGAATCACGACTACATGGAAAAATTTCGCCAGGAGATGCTCACGGAGAAGAGCTTTTATCACCTGACGGAAGATGAGATCGCCCGCATGCGCGAGGTGGTCCACCGGCTCGCCCAGCGCATCAAGAATATTCTCTCGATCCGACGTCGGCGCGACAAAAAGGGCAAGCTCGACCTGCATACCACCCTGCGCCGCAACATGGCGACCGGGGGTCTGCCGTTCAAGGTGATCTACAAACATCGCCGCAAGGAGCGTCCCAAGCTGGTGATCCTGTGCGACGTATCCTCGTCAGTGGCCAATGTGTCGCGCTTCATGCTGCAGTTCATGTACAGCCTGCAAGAAGCCTTCACGCGCATTCGCTGCTTTGTTTTCGTGTCCGATCTCGGGGAAGTGACGCCGGTCTTCAAGAATGCGGATGTCAGCGGCGCGATCGAGAAGGCCTTGGAAGGCGGCGACGTGATCAACGTCTACACGCGCTCCAATTTTGGTCTGGCCTTCAATATCTTTTGGCGCGACTACTTGTCTGCGGTCGACAAGCGAACCACGGTGTTGATCCTCGGCGACGCGCGCAACAACTACAACGACGACAAGGCCTGGTGCTTGCGCGACATCCAGGCAAAGGCCAAGAACGTGGTCTGGCTCAATCCCGAGAGCCCGAGTGCCTGGGGCTTCGGCGACAGCGTGATGAACCGTTATCTGCCCTACACCGATATCGCAGAGGAATGTCGCAACCTGCGACAACTTGCCAAGGTGGTCGACTCGATCGTTCTTTGA